A stretch of the Panthera uncia isolate 11264 chromosome D1, Puncia_PCG_1.0, whole genome shotgun sequence genome encodes the following:
- the LOC125932579 gene encoding proline-rich protein 2-like codes for MWHPRPGAPAPKPPDPGPPPAPPLSHCDAEILPDFQTSHRPESLSGWPRERSVRTCGSCSFFQPLACLRVSPFLHERPLTGPGSRPQAWLIQEHRTGGGPGPSSGAVTLLEHFLRTGKDGRRPGPTPPAPGGAPLEHRPGVARPTPTCTYSPGSRLSAKCAPSQRPGPQASPRPEVSLTRCSLRVAGLLCHSDPSSNLAPLTHQPDLSSQQRAWQVAGTHRIPAA; via the exons ATGTGGCACCCAAGGCCAGGGGCCCCGGCTCCCAAACCACCTGACCCTGGGCCCCCTCCCGCACCGCCTTTGTCCCACTGTGATGCCGAGATTCTACCTGATTTCCAAACTTCCCATCGGCCTGAAAGCCTCTCTGGGTGGCCTCGAGAGCGCTCTGTTAGAACGTGTGGTTCTTGTTCCTTCTTCCAGCCGCTAGCATGCCTCCGAGTGAGTCCTTTTCTGCACGAAAGGCCCCTGACGggcccaggctccaggccccaggctTGGCTGATCCAGGAGCACAGGACAGGAGGTGGCCCCGGGCCGAGCAGTG GGGCCGTCACGCTCCTGGAGCACTTCCTGCGGACAGGGAAGGACGGACGGCGCCCTGGTCCCACCCCGCCCGCCCCGGGAGGAGCACCGTTAGAACACAGGCCTGGGGTAGCCCGCCCCACCCCAACATGTACCTACTCTCCTGGAAGCCGACTGTCAG CCAAGTGTGCCCCATCTCAACGCCCAGGCCCTCAGGCCTCCCCACGCCCGGAGGTGTCCCTTACCCGCTGCAGTCTTCGAGTGGCTGGTCTCTTGTGTCACTCCGATCCTAGCTCAAACCTGGCTCCTCTGACCCACCAGCCGGATCTCAG CTCCCAGCAAAGGGCCTGGCAGGTGGCAGGAACCCACCGAATCCCTGCTGCCTGA